A genomic stretch from Desulfurococcaceae archaeon MEX13E-LK6-19 includes:
- a CDS encoding NAD+ synthase has protein sequence MKRITISDLLNFDINTVENTIKEFIREIIENSGAKGVVIGLSGGVDSSTAAALAVKALGNNRVHGLIMPDPRTTPEADVKDAIDLAKKLGINYTIIDISKIYDSFAENIPFFNADHNIACGNLRARIRMILLYYYANLNNYLVLGSGDRSEILIGYFTKYGDGATDLMPLGCLYKTQVRHLAKYLGIPEKIYNKPSSPRLWPGHMAEEELGMKYTEIDLVLYSLFDLGLKPEEIPEATGISIEKVQKIIELHRKSRHKRGTPPIPSLPNVPEPIKEL, from the coding sequence ATGAAGAGAATCACAATAAGTGACCTCTTGAATTTCGATATTAATACCGTGGAGAACACTATTAAAGAGTTTATTCGCGAAATTATAGAAAATTCTGGCGCAAAAGGTGTTGTTATAGGATTGAGTGGCGGTGTTGATTCAAGTACAGCAGCAGCTTTGGCGGTAAAGGCACTCGGTAACAATAGAGTGCATGGACTAATAATGCCTGATCCAAGGACTACACCTGAAGCCGATGTTAAAGATGCTATAGACCTTGCCAAGAAACTAGGCATAAACTATACCATAATAGATATATCAAAGATTTACGATTCTTTTGCAGAAAATATACCGTTTTTCAATGCAGACCATAATATTGCATGTGGAAACCTTAGAGCGAGAATTAGAATGATACTACTATACTACTACGCTAATCTAAACAACTACTTAGTTCTAGGATCTGGCGATAGAAGCGAGATATTAATAGGATACTTCACAAAGTATGGTGATGGAGCAACTGATCTCATGCCCTTAGGATGTCTATATAAGACACAGGTTAGGCACCTAGCTAAGTATCTAGGTATACCAGAAAAAATATACAATAAACCAAGTAGTCCAAGACTATGGCCTGGCCATATGGCAGAGGAAGAACTTGGTATGAAGTATACTGAAATAGATCTTGTACTCTATAGTTTATTCGACCTTGGCTTAAAACCTGAGGAAATACCCGAAGCCACAGGAATTAGTATTGAGAAAGTTCAGAAAATAATCGAATTACATAGAAAAAGTAGGCATAAAAGAGGGACTCCACCAATACCATCATTACCTAATGTTCCAGAACCTATTAAAGAGTTATAG
- a CDS encoding metallophosphoesterase, translated as MRFLAITDIHGRTNVVNKLKGVIKNNIDYVIVAGDITHFGSLAEALRILSSLAEIAPVLFVPGNCDPPELLRHNSFNGDIYNVHNKVIQVNEYSIYGIGGSIITPFNTFIEYREDELTKFLSQLKEIDPSKTIIVTHNPPYGILDRTFSGIHAGSKVFREFLEEKKPLLWITGHIHEAQGVEKINGTTIINPGPLFKRYYALITIEKNTIDVNIKRF; from the coding sequence ATGAGATTCCTAGCAATAACCGATATACATGGAAGAACTAATGTTGTAAACAAACTTAAAGGCGTTATTAAAAACAATATTGACTATGTTATTGTTGCTGGGGATATAACACATTTTGGAAGCTTAGCTGAGGCACTAAGAATACTATCAAGTCTAGCAGAAATAGCGCCAGTACTCTTTGTACCAGGTAACTGCGATCCCCCGGAACTTCTTAGACATAATTCTTTCAACGGAGATATCTATAACGTACACAATAAAGTAATACAAGTAAATGAATACAGTATCTATGGAATTGGAGGCAGTATCATAACACCTTTCAATACATTCATAGAATATAGAGAAGATGAACTAACAAAATTCCTTAGCCAACTCAAAGAAATCGATCCTAGCAAGACAATCATTGTAACTCACAATCCACCATACGGTATACTTGATAGAACATTTTCAGGAATTCACGCCGGGTCAAAGGTATTTAGAGAATTTTTAGAAGAGAAAAAACCATTATTATGGATAACAGGTCATATCCACGAAGCACAAGGTGTTGAAAAAATTAATGGGACAACAATTATTAATCCTGGGCCCTTGTTTAAAAGATACTATGCATTAATTACTATCGAGAAAAACACTATTGACGTTAATATAAAACGGTTCTAA
- a CDS encoding HAD-IIA family hydrolase, translating to MIKYKLVLMDMDGVVWRGKEPLRQNIEAIKFMQEQGLRIVFFTNNSSRTRIEYFDRLKSLGLNINYEDVLTSGFLAAEYLVSKNLNTVFVVGENGLVEELVLKGIHVVVDKETVDAVVVGIDRFLTYNKLSRASHYIRMGALFIATNTDATYPSEKGEEPGAGSIIGALTVATGRSPDFVAGKPNTWVIDYILKKHHVNKHEILVVGDRLDTDIELGRRAGVDTLLVLTGVTRPNDGRISKYNPTYVVNDLKEFINVLKT from the coding sequence ATGATTAAGTATAAGCTTGTATTAATGGATATGGATGGAGTTGTTTGGCGTGGTAAAGAGCCTCTTAGACAAAATATTGAAGCAATTAAATTCATGCAAGAACAAGGACTACGAATAGTGTTCTTCACAAACAACTCATCTAGGACAAGAATAGAGTATTTCGATAGGCTAAAGAGTCTTGGGCTAAACATTAACTATGAAGACGTATTAACAAGTGGTTTCCTAGCGGCAGAGTATCTGGTGTCCAAGAATTTGAATACAGTGTTTGTAGTAGGTGAGAATGGTTTAGTAGAAGAACTAGTACTCAAAGGTATTCATGTGGTTGTTGACAAGGAGACTGTTGATGCAGTTGTGGTTGGTATTGATAGATTCCTAACATACAACAAATTATCTAGGGCCTCCCATTATATTAGGATGGGTGCATTATTTATTGCAACTAACACTGATGCTACATATCCTTCGGAAAAAGGTGAAGAACCTGGTGCGGGTTCCATAATCGGTGCTTTGACGGTAGCTACAGGAAGGAGCCCGGATTTCGTTGCAGGTAAACCAAATACATGGGTTATTGACTACATTCTAAAGAAACATCATGTAAATAAGCATGAGATACTTGTTGTAGGCGATAGACTTGATACAGATATAGAGCTCGGTAGAAGAGCCGGTGTTGATACACTCCTTGTTTTAACTGGAGTCACTAGGCCTAATGATGGAAGGATCAGTAAATATAATCCAACTTATGTAGTCAATGATCTAAAAGAATTTATTAATGTTCTTAAAACTTAG
- a CDS encoding DUF2070 family protein, with the protein MGNRSSVQKYYRVLFSLPSKTVIMALIVLTSLVLYTILGVFFKVFVSLIILSALLLYLYGLVEKNPFSTVKRVLGYILFSLVLVLFPVLVVKELLGITSVSVVLASLSGLLSILIVGISGLNRKTITYVLVSSLFLALVVFMFIKSNVIIFVYGVIPALLSIGTAYYVARHKIRGIDVLSVGIGFLRYKLNGEKLIERIFSRLSVFKNIQAHIISTSNAAIIYTDIHYGPFGRIGSSDFPSILSSFLKEYKTLILHGMGSHDRNIALKEYAIKYAELISNAIRSKKGRECIPIDTFTVRVNEWEALVCLFSCMALVFLSRTNGGIDDLPYSIQEYAWRKSVEEGIQPIVVIDSHNSELTVEPDITSIFTLIDKVVDSIKRIKIQNLNYCVGVSSSKINNTPGVVNGEITLLTLKTGEKYTCILYIPGNNMEPGVREELIKEMTMQGCDIAEVITNDEHSETGVFSGEVYKPIQLSRELLEKTRELVKQSLDNCSQEQLYYNNIVFKAPLMGNSIWRLKWFLEKLFYKVMIIDFINVLFVPIALTLILPA; encoded by the coding sequence GTGGGTAACAGGTCTAGTGTACAGAAATATTACAGAGTACTATTTAGTCTACCATCAAAAACCGTTATCATGGCTCTTATTGTATTGACATCTCTGGTACTTTATACAATATTAGGTGTTTTCTTTAAAGTATTTGTTTCATTAATTATACTCTCAGCACTATTGCTTTACCTGTATGGGCTAGTAGAAAAAAATCCTTTTTCCACGGTTAAACGAGTACTTGGATACATATTGTTCTCACTTGTCCTTGTACTGTTTCCTGTACTAGTTGTCAAAGAGTTACTGGGTATAACTAGTGTATCAGTGGTTTTGGCTAGTTTATCTGGTCTACTCTCAATATTAATAGTAGGAATATCGGGTCTTAATAGAAAAACCATAACCTACGTGTTGGTTTCTTCACTATTCTTGGCACTTGTAGTGTTTATGTTTATTAAGAGTAATGTAATAATATTCGTTTATGGTGTAATACCAGCTTTATTAAGCATAGGTACAGCGTATTATGTCGCAAGGCATAAGATCAGGGGTATAGATGTATTAAGTGTTGGTATAGGTTTTCTAAGATATAAGCTCAATGGAGAGAAGCTTATTGAGAGGATCTTCTCGAGATTATCTGTATTTAAAAACATACAAGCACATATAATATCAACAAGTAATGCAGCAATAATCTATACTGACATACATTATGGTCCATTTGGTAGAATCGGAAGTAGCGATTTTCCATCAATTCTTAGCAGTTTTCTAAAAGAGTATAAGACGTTGATTCTACATGGAATGGGCAGTCATGATAGAAACATTGCATTAAAAGAATATGCTATTAAATATGCTGAACTAATAAGCAATGCTATCCGTAGCAAGAAAGGAAGAGAGTGCATTCCTATAGACACTTTTACTGTTCGTGTAAATGAATGGGAAGCACTTGTATGTCTTTTCTCATGCATGGCACTAGTTTTTCTCTCTAGAACAAATGGGGGTATAGACGATCTACCCTACAGTATTCAAGAGTACGCTTGGAGGAAAAGTGTTGAAGAAGGTATCCAACCAATAGTAGTTATTGATTCGCATAATAGTGAATTAACAGTTGAACCCGACATAACCAGTATATTTACGTTGATAGACAAAGTAGTTGATTCCATAAAAAGAATCAAAATACAGAACCTGAACTACTGTGTAGGTGTATCATCAAGCAAGATAAATAACACTCCCGGTGTAGTCAATGGAGAGATTACGCTTCTCACGCTGAAGACTGGAGAAAAGTATACTTGTATACTCTACATACCTGGAAACAATATGGAGCCTGGTGTAAGAGAGGAACTAATCAAGGAAATGACCATGCAGGGGTGCGATATAGCGGAAGTAATTACTAATGATGAACATAGTGAAACAGGTGTTTTCTCGGGAGAAGTCTACAAACCCATTCAGCTAAGTAGAGAACTTTTGGAAAAGACGAGGGAGTTAGTAAAACAATCTCTTGATAATTGTTCACAGGAGCAGCTCTATTATAATAACATAGTATTCAAGGCGCCATTAATGGGTAATAGTATATGGAGGCTAAAATGGTTTTTAGAAAAACTATTCTATAAAGTAATGATTATTGACTTCATTAACGTTCTCTTTGTACCAATTGCGCTTACACTTATTTTGCCAGCATAA
- a CDS encoding alanine--glyoxylate aminotransferase family protein, which yields MSDPIKMINKIKKVFIPGPVDPLDEVKKASSTSVFSHRSEEFSLLYNNIEKLMKPIVGASEKCKVILMPGSSTLGIESVFINILTPKDRVLVIKHGFFGTWMEEIVKRYTSNVDSIEAPLGSVSDPDIVVDKIKEGGYDVVGVVHYETSAGTAVRYLDKIGKAAAETGSIVIVDGVSSVGAEEIKMDEWGLGAIVTGPQKCLGAYPGLSIIALDKKMVDLIYEKKDKVKTPFYMDLCKYIEYKDKYGWTVTTPPINNVVSLYVSLKKIHDYGVKNYFELHKERAKEVYSYAEEKGLKPLVKDESIRAYSVAVIEVNGAKNVVKKLKEKYGFVIATGLGEYADKLVRIGMMGFALVEDLKKVIDYIKDLA from the coding sequence TTGTCCGACCCAATTAAAATGATAAATAAAATAAAGAAAGTATTTATACCTGGCCCTGTAGACCCGCTTGACGAAGTGAAAAAAGCGTCATCCACAAGTGTGTTTAGTCACCGCTCTGAAGAATTTTCTCTACTATACAATAATATTGAAAAACTCATGAAACCAATTGTTGGCGCTTCTGAAAAATGCAAAGTAATATTGATGCCTGGCTCCTCTACGCTCGGTATAGAGTCTGTATTTATTAATATTCTCACGCCAAAAGATCGCGTCTTAGTTATTAAACATGGCTTCTTTGGTACGTGGATGGAGGAGATCGTTAAAAGATATACCAGTAATGTTGATTCAATTGAAGCTCCTTTAGGAAGTGTTAGTGATCCAGATATTGTAGTTGACAAGATTAAAGAAGGTGGTTATGATGTTGTTGGTGTAGTACATTATGAAACTAGTGCTGGTACGGCTGTAAGGTATCTTGATAAAATAGGTAAAGCAGCGGCGGAAACAGGTTCGATAGTTATTGTTGATGGTGTATCCAGTGTTGGTGCAGAAGAAATAAAAATGGATGAATGGGGTCTTGGAGCTATTGTGACGGGTCCTCAGAAATGCTTAGGTGCATACCCTGGTCTATCGATTATTGCTCTAGATAAGAAAATGGTTGATTTAATTTATGAAAAGAAAGATAAAGTGAAAACACCGTTTTACATGGACTTATGTAAGTATATAGAATACAAGGACAAGTATGGTTGGACTGTGACAACACCGCCTATAAATAATGTCGTTAGTCTGTATGTTAGTTTAAAGAAAATTCATGACTATGGCGTCAAGAATTACTTCGAATTGCATAAAGAAAGAGCAAAAGAAGTATATAGTTATGCTGAAGAAAAAGGTCTCAAACCACTGGTAAAAGACGAAAGTATACGTGCTTATAGTGTTGCGGTAATAGAAGTTAATGGAGCAAAGAATGTTGTTAAAAAGCTTAAAGAAAAATATGGTTTCGTTATTGCAACAGGTTTAGGCGAGTATGCTGATAAACTTGTAAGAATAGGCATGATGGGCTTTGCGCTTGTTGAAGACTTAAAGAAAGTAATCGATTACATTAAAGATTTAGCTTAA
- a CDS encoding aldehyde ferredoxin oxidoreductase family protein → MNGWLGVLLRIDLTRNKIIKQKIEPDVLTKFIGGRGLAIKILWDELPPGVDPLSPYNKLVIAAGPLSGLPAPSSGKLVVAAKSPLTNGYGDGNVGTWASVALRKAGYDAIVVEGKAKKPVYVYIENDKVEINDASDLWGLDTFKAEDELIKRHGKDSGVLLIGPAGENMVRYATIISMKGRSGGRPGIGAVMGSKNLKAIVIKGSKEVPLADKKAFTELSRKAYEDILSKENYDFWRRQGTMATIEWAQTNSVLPTMNFREGIFDDYDKISGSYMEKIKVEQRGCPYCNMQCGNVILDEEKEKSELDYENVAMLGSNILIGSLEKVAVLNRLCDMLGIDTISMGSSIAFLMEATEKKLIKDGIEWGDFKAAKQLIIDTAYRQGLGALAAEGTMRMSMYLRNGSEEWAMHVKGLEVSAYDCHAAPGMALAYGTSPIGAHHKDAWLIGLEVKMDRAAYNREKVEKLIEWQRIRGGLFETLTTCRLPWIEVGLDLEYYPKLLSYATGVTYTLQDIYTVADRVYTLIRSFWIREYNGWDKTYDYPPMRWFKEPLTKGPYKGWKLDINKYDNFLRMYYEMRGWDERGIPTKETLEKLGLSDVIPVLSKIVSLT, encoded by the coding sequence TTGAATGGCTGGCTAGGAGTTCTATTAAGAATAGACCTTACTAGAAATAAGATTATTAAACAAAAAATAGAGCCAGATGTTCTAACAAAATTCATAGGTGGACGAGGTCTCGCAATAAAAATTCTTTGGGACGAGCTACCACCAGGAGTTGATCCATTATCTCCTTACAATAAACTTGTTATAGCCGCTGGACCCCTTAGTGGGTTACCAGCCCCCTCATCAGGAAAACTCGTTGTAGCAGCAAAGAGCCCGTTGACAAATGGTTATGGTGATGGAAACGTTGGTACATGGGCTTCCGTAGCATTAAGAAAAGCTGGCTACGATGCTATAGTCGTTGAAGGCAAAGCAAAGAAACCTGTTTACGTATACATTGAGAATGATAAAGTAGAAATTAATGATGCCTCAGACCTATGGGGGCTTGATACATTCAAAGCAGAAGACGAGTTAATCAAAAGACATGGAAAAGACTCGGGTGTACTACTAATAGGTCCTGCTGGAGAAAACATGGTAAGATACGCCACAATAATATCGATGAAAGGGAGAAGCGGTGGACGTCCTGGAATAGGCGCTGTCATGGGCAGTAAGAATTTGAAAGCTATAGTAATCAAGGGATCAAAAGAAGTACCATTAGCTGACAAAAAGGCTTTTACAGAATTATCAAGAAAAGCGTATGAAGATATTCTATCAAAAGAAAACTACGACTTCTGGAGAAGACAAGGTACAATGGCCACTATTGAATGGGCTCAAACAAACTCTGTTCTACCAACAATGAACTTTAGAGAAGGAATATTCGATGACTATGATAAGATAAGTGGTTCCTACATGGAGAAAATCAAAGTTGAACAAAGAGGATGCCCGTACTGTAACATGCAGTGTGGAAACGTAATACTTGATGAAGAAAAGGAGAAAAGCGAACTAGACTACGAGAACGTGGCAATGCTCGGAAGCAACATCCTCATAGGCTCTCTAGAGAAAGTAGCTGTTCTCAATAGACTATGTGATATGCTGGGTATAGACACAATATCAATGGGCAGTTCTATAGCATTTCTAATGGAAGCCACCGAGAAGAAACTTATCAAAGACGGTATCGAATGGGGCGACTTCAAGGCAGCCAAACAACTCATCATAGATACCGCATATAGACAGGGTCTCGGTGCTCTAGCAGCAGAAGGCACAATGAGAATGAGCATGTATTTACGCAATGGATCCGAAGAATGGGCAATGCATGTAAAAGGCCTTGAAGTCTCAGCTTACGATTGCCATGCTGCACCAGGTATGGCCCTAGCCTATGGCACCTCACCCATAGGCGCCCATCACAAGGATGCCTGGCTCATAGGACTAGAAGTGAAAATGGATAGAGCCGCTTACAACCGTGAGAAAGTAGAGAAACTCATTGAATGGCAGAGAATTAGAGGAGGATTATTTGAGACATTAACAACCTGTAGACTACCATGGATCGAAGTAGGTCTTGACCTAGAATACTACCCCAAACTACTGAGTTATGCAACGGGAGTCACATACACGCTCCAAGACATATACACTGTAGCTGATAGAGTCTACACGCTAATAAGATCATTCTGGATACGTGAATACAATGGATGGGATAAGACATACGATTATCCTCCAATGAGGTGGTTCAAAGAGCCATTAACTAAGGGACCATATAAGGGATGGAAACTAGATATCAACAAGTACGATAACTTCCTAAGAATGTACTATGAGATGCGTGGATGGGATGAAAGGGGTATACCAACAAAAGAGACGCTTGAGAAACTTGGTTTAAGCGATGTTATACCTGTTCTTAGTAAAATTGTTTCACTAACCTAA
- a CDS encoding CTP-dependent riboflavin kinase, which produces MRNIKIEELKFKGKVVSGIGEGRKYVEIYSSVIEDVLGIKPFPGTLNIDVGKDLSPILSKLCAFTIPPPSPKYKPVLAFMGAVEGVNGYFIKPYASIHGGNIIEFITSINMRKTKNLKDGDTVELVIYKFSFTT; this is translated from the coding sequence ATGAGAAACATCAAAATAGAAGAGCTAAAGTTCAAGGGTAAGGTCGTTTCTGGTATAGGGGAAGGGAGGAAATATGTAGAAATCTATAGTAGCGTCATAGAGGATGTTCTTGGAATAAAACCTTTCCCCGGAACATTAAATATAGATGTGGGAAAAGATTTATCACCCATTCTCTCTAAACTTTGTGCATTCACTATACCACCACCATCACCTAAGTATAAACCCGTTTTAGCTTTCATGGGTGCTGTGGAGGGTGTTAATGGTTATTTTATAAAACCTTACGCGAGTATTCATGGAGGAAATATAATTGAATTCATAACATCAATAAATATGAGGAAGACCAAAAACCTGAAAGACGGTGACACTGTAGAGCTTGTTATATATAAATTCTCGTTTACTACATAG
- the cas4 gene encoding CRISPR-associated protein Cas4: MLEEFLSSDVITKILYEEKYRDFKERYNELIDPSIIYVTDLVSCSHKYHLRHVLPELTFAFEPPHVLGDLVHRGLEEILSAKGFKVEYPVETIVSIGEKQYHVKGRIDAYDPDKGIVVEIKTARSSQGTPHYHHIEQIRFYLLFTGAKKGVLIYITPDRIVEYSIDPWEDTGILETRVKETIDDKVHPRWDWECRYCLFNRLCPYRKEQ, from the coding sequence TTGCTTGAAGAATTCTTGTCATCTGATGTAATCACTAAGATTTTGTATGAGGAGAAATATAGGGATTTTAAAGAGAGATATAATGAACTAATTGACCCATCGATAATATATGTTACAGACCTGGTATCGTGTAGTCATAAATATCATTTAAGACATGTATTACCTGAACTTACTTTTGCTTTTGAGCCACCACACGTGCTGGGTGATCTTGTACATCGCGGGCTTGAAGAAATTCTCTCAGCAAAGGGATTCAAAGTAGAATACCCTGTTGAAACTATAGTGAGTATAGGTGAGAAACAATATCATGTTAAAGGACGTATTGATGCATATGATCCAGATAAAGGTATTGTTGTTGAAATAAAGACTGCCAGATCAAGCCAAGGCACCCCTCATTATCATCATATTGAACAAATAAGATTCTATTTACTCTTTACAGGCGCTAAGAAAGGTGTGTTGATATATATAACACCTGATAGGATTGTAGAATACTCTATAGATCCTTGGGAAGATACTGGCATTCTCGAGACACGCGTCAAAGAGACAATAGATGATAAAGTGCATCCACGCTGGGATTGGGAATGTCGTTACTGTCTATTCAATAGGCTTTGTCCTTATAGGAAAGAACAATAA
- the cyaB gene encoding class IV adenylate cyclase → MIETEVKIRPFSSKEYIKKILEKINAVYLYTVEEHDTYYQHPVRDFSRTDEALRLREIRKGNTVECVITYKGPREEGLFKKREEVEVRVSSCVDMDYLLKKLGFKDVAVIKKKREYYKLGRCLISLDYVEKLGFFVEIECSEEEIKNVIDMLKINYEVVEETYLEMILRNKNK, encoded by the coding sequence ATGATTGAGACAGAAGTAAAGATCAGGCCTTTTTCCAGTAAAGAGTATATCAAAAAAATTCTTGAGAAAATAAATGCTGTATACTTGTATACAGTCGAGGAACACGATACGTATTATCAGCATCCAGTCAGAGACTTTTCGAGAACAGATGAAGCTCTTAGATTACGTGAAATACGTAAGGGAAATACTGTTGAATGTGTAATTACATACAAGGGTCCTAGAGAAGAAGGGCTTTTCAAAAAGCGTGAAGAAGTAGAAGTACGCGTAAGTTCATGCGTAGACATGGATTATTTGCTTAAGAAACTTGGCTTTAAAGATGTGGCAGTCATTAAGAAGAAAAGAGAATACTATAAACTAGGGAGATGCCTTATATCATTGGATTATGTAGAAAAATTAGGGTTCTTTGTTGAAATAGAGTGTAGTGAAGAAGAAATCAAGAACGTTATTGATATGTTAAAAATAAACTATGAAGTTGTTGAAGAAACTTATCTTGAAATGATTCTTAGAAATAAAAACAAGTAA
- a CDS encoding AEC family transporter, with protein MPGMLEITILFATIFTGYSVKFLGKRFNRSKLIEEPMNYLTKLIYYILLPVLFVTIFAERGLSLADFSISIVSLLYVFISLIILWVMVREPDPRFKKAFVLTSIFQNTIYLGFPVVMVLYGNIKYAAMYALITMVLHLTVGGILGGSRNILKTILSIPVLYGFIFGNIIHYFSYELYFSLAVVKPFISVIVTYGSAFVMGYALPLDITGLTRYTKPIASITLYRITLSPLIHIVLMSWLNLPIEAFYQILVEAFMPPALTNIIIARIYQWNQELVSTATLVSTFISVAVVFTLYWTGILVLPT; from the coding sequence ATGCCTGGTATGCTAGAGATAACTATTTTGTTTGCGACAATATTTACAGGATATTCTGTGAAATTCCTGGGCAAACGCTTTAATAGATCAAAACTTATTGAAGAGCCGATGAATTACTTGACAAAACTTATCTACTATATTCTCTTGCCAGTGCTTTTCGTGACGATATTTGCTGAAAGAGGATTATCTCTTGCAGACTTCTCAATATCTATTGTATCATTACTATATGTTTTTATTTCGCTAATTATACTATGGGTTATGGTGCGTGAACCAGATCCTAGGTTTAAAAAAGCATTTGTTTTAACATCGATATTCCAGAATACAATATATCTTGGTTTTCCCGTGGTAATGGTACTTTATGGTAATATAAAGTATGCTGCAATGTATGCATTGATTACAATGGTTTTGCATTTAACGGTAGGAGGTATACTAGGAGGTAGCAGGAATATACTAAAGACAATTCTGTCAATACCTGTCCTCTATGGCTTCATATTTGGTAACATTATCCACTACTTTTCCTATGAACTATACTTTTCTCTAGCGGTTGTTAAGCCATTCATATCAGTAATTGTGACGTATGGTTCAGCATTTGTAATGGGATATGCTTTACCGCTTGATATTACTGGTTTAACCAGGTATACTAAGCCAATAGCTTCTATAACACTCTATAGGATAACTTTATCTCCACTAATACACATCGTGCTAATGTCATGGCTTAATTTGCCTATAGAAGCGTTTTATCAGATATTGGTAGAAGCATTTATGCCCCCGGCATTAACTAATATAATCATTGCCCGCATATACCAGTGGAACCAAGAGTTGGTCTCAACGGCAACACTTGTATCTACTTTTATTTCTGTAGCAGTTGTCTTCACTCTCTATTGGACGGGTATACTGGTGCTTCCAACATGA
- a CDS encoding histone deacetylase family protein has product MSSLGIVYGEIFATGHKPWRPHPEHPVRLRKALRAIARYGLKNVVEWFKPVKADIKDLEVVHAKGYIDYVVDLVSKAPAEIDPDTYVVKDSLETALYAFGSAIHYSLDSIEKKNNYLLLVRPPGHHTGIGGKACGAPTQGFCLFNNVAGAAKTILNNGYEGVVILDIDVHHGNGTQEIFYKQDKVLFISIHQDPKSLYPFNSGYIDEIGEGRGKGYNINIPLPPMAGDDCYNKALEFAINLIKDYDPQIILVSAGFDGYKGDGMAELMISSNTYYNIGIKLRELGKPVVSILEGGYGPGLEYGLPAFVAGLLGMKNPVHDRETKSLPLTCNDVERVLSELIKVVRNLWGTA; this is encoded by the coding sequence ATGAGCTCTCTTGGCATAGTCTACGGAGAAATCTTTGCTACAGGACATAAACCATGGCGTCCCCATCCTGAGCATCCTGTACGATTGAGGAAAGCCTTAAGAGCTATTGCACGTTATGGGCTAAAAAATGTTGTTGAATGGTTTAAACCTGTCAAGGCCGATATTAAGGATCTCGAGGTTGTACATGCAAAAGGTTATATAGACTATGTTGTTGATCTTGTCTCTAAAGCTCCTGCGGAAATAGATCCTGATACTTATGTTGTTAAAGATTCTCTTGAGACAGCATTATATGCATTTGGCTCAGCTATACACTACTCTCTCGACTCTATTGAGAAGAAAAATAATTACCTTCTCTTGGTAAGACCGCCGGGACACCATACAGGTATTGGAGGTAAAGCTTGTGGAGCGCCAACACAAGGATTTTGTTTATTCAATAATGTAGCTGGTGCTGCAAAAACTATTTTGAACAATGGCTATGAAGGTGTTGTCATTCTTGATATTGATGTACATCACGGTAATGGTACTCAGGAAATATTCTATAAACAGGATAAGGTTTTGTTCATAAGTATCCATCAAGATCCCAAATCACTGTATCCCTTTAATTCGGGATACATAGACGAGATAGGCGAAGGTAGAGGAAAAGGCTACAATATAAATATACCATTACCTCCTATGGCTGGGGATGATTGCTACAACAAGGCTTTAGAGTTTGCGATCAATTTAATAAAAGATTACGATCCACAAATTATACTTGTATCAGCAGGATTTGATGGATACAAAGGCGATGGAATGGCTGAATTGATGATATCCTCTAATACATATTATAATATTGGTATAAAACTAAGAGAACTAGGAAAACCTGTTGTTAGCATACTTGAGGGAGGTTATGGCCCCGGTCTAGAGTATGGGTTGCCAGCATTCGTAGCAGGCCTTCTTGGCATGAAAAACCCCGTTCATGATAGGGAAACTAAGAGCTTGCCTTTGACGTGTAATGATGTTGAAAGAGTGTTATCTGAGTTAATTAAAGTAGTTAGAAACTTATGGGGAACAGCGTAA